GAAGAATCGCAGAAATCTAATTCTTTATTAAGAAGGGATTGGGTGCTATTGATCAGTGGGAGTCTAATTGCAATTATTTCATTCCTGATCAATTTTATAAAAACACTGGAAGAAATGATGATGTCTTCAGTTTTTGGAAATAAAATGTCCATCGAAATAATTGAGCCAAACTTTTCATACCTTAACTGGACAGTATTTGGAATTGGCGAATGCCTGATTGTCTATGCAATTATCGGTATCATGAAAAAGAAACCGTTAATTGCATAGATTATTATCAGGAATAAATTTATTCGATTACCAATTTTTTCACCACGGAATAATCTCCGGAAAAGATTTCAGCAGAATAAATTCCGCTTGCAAATGATGAAGTATTTACCTGAACGTTATCAGAATTGAGATCAGCCTGGTAAATAATCTTACCAAGCATATCAGATACACGAACCTTCAAGTTGTTTCCTTTCAATCTGGAGACATCGATTGTTATATTGTTTTTTGCAGGATTAGGATAAATTGAAAAATCCAAAAATTTGTTTTCATCTATTCCTGTGAACAAATCATGTGAAGGCCATGAGGTAACTTGCGATAGGGCATTCCATACAAGATTATCTACATCAGTTGATAGTTGTGTACCATTTGCCGGACGAGTATTTAAAAGAATAGCCCAGTTTAATTGTAAATTTCCTGCCCGAACGAATTCTGTTGTTGTACCCGACAAAGATCCATTATGCCACCAGTTGTTAAAGGAGTTTACGGCAAATCCACATG
This window of the Bacteroidota bacterium genome carries:
- a CDS encoding T9SS type A sorting domain-containing protein; this translates as MYFRKSNRKITGESYENYLRGTIFVPMGITEIQLGRNLEADILPNEVTYYDYPFAPLASSVYDNSTQVPWPYAGFNIEYMDAHGGWVSSAEDLCKFLVSVDRFTTKPDILTTATIDTMIKPSTTDPNYACGFAVNSFNNWWHNGSLSGTTTEFVRAGNLQLNWAILLNTRPANGTQLSTDVDNLVWNALSQVTSWPSHDLFTGIDENKFLDFSIYPNPAKNNITIDVSRLKGNNLKVRVSDMLGKIIYQADLNSDNVQVNTSSFASGIYSAEIFSGDYSVVKKLVIE